The window TGAAACGTTAGCTTGCTTGGCAATTTCAGCTATACTGCTTTTTTTGTAACTTAAAGTTTCAAAATTTTTTTCTGCTGCTAAAAGAATTTTCTGATACATATTTTTTTTGTTTATTTCTCTTTTACCGATCATTTCACTTTTTATTCCTGTTTCCTTTGCTTTATCGACTAGTATAGAATTTTTTTTCATTTTTTTAAGATAAAAATGAAATATTAATTATGATTATTTCATTTTTTATTGATTCCAATCTTTTGTCGGTTCATACTTATTTTTAGAGGCGAGGATGATGACAAAAATACTGCATATCGAACATTTGCAAAAAAAATTTGGCAATTTCGAAGCTTTAAAAGACATTAGTTTCGATGTGAATTCAGGTGAGGTTTTTGGCTTCATTGGTCCTAATGGCGCTGGAAAATCTACTACGATCAGAATCATTCTTGGTTTATTAAGAAAAACTTCCGGCAGTGTTGAAGTTTTTGGTGAAGACGCTTTCAAAAGACCGGTTGAAATTCATCGCAAATTGGTTTATGTGCCGGGTGACATTTATTTGTGGCCTAATTTAACCGGCGGCGAAACAATCGATTTATTACTTAAAATGGGTGGTCATCAACATAACAAAAAGACTGATCTTTTAATAGAACGTTTTGAATTGGATATAAGTAAGAAGAATCGTTCTTATTCGAAAGGAAATCGTCAAAAAGTTGCTTTAATAGCTGCCCTTTCGGCAGATGCAAATTTGTATATCTTTGATGAACCGACCTCGGGTCTTGATCCTTTACAGGAACTCAATTTCCAAAAATCAGTTTTAGAACTGAAAGAAGACCATAAAGCAGTATTGTTAAGTTCACATATTTTATCCGAAGTTGAGAAAATGGTCGATCGTTTAGCAATTATTAGAAAGGGTGAGATTATCGAAACTGGGTATTTGAATGATTTACAGCACTTATCCGCTCTTAATATTCGAGCCGAAGTTAAATCGCAGATAGGCGATTTTTCAAAAATTAAGGGTGTTGGAAATTTTCGTCAGAATCAGAAAAAAATAGCTTTTTCGGCCAATCGTCAGGATCTTCCATCGATTATGGCCCGTTTAAGTGCGCTGTCTCCAAGCGACCTCCAAGTAACGCAACCGACATTAGAAGAATTATTTATGCATTTCTATGATTCAGCTGGGAAGGAAAATGAAAATGCGAAATAATTTTGCTCAAACGGGCCGCCTTGTTACTGTGAGCTTAAGACGTGATTGGCTTATTTTATTAATTTGGATGGCATCGATACTTGGGATATCACTTGTAGCGGCCTTTAAATTTGATGATTTATACGGCAGTAATGCCTCAATTAAAACCATTTTGAAAACTTTAAAACAACCGGCAATGATTTCATTGTTTGGAAAAACACCGAATTTAGCTAGTTTTCAAACCGGTGATTTATTCATTTCCGAAATGTTGGTTTTTACCGGAATTTTTATTTCGATTGCGGATATTATGTTGGCAGTAAGAACGACCAGGACCCAAGAGGATAAGGGCGTTATCGAGATAATTCGAGGCACAGCTGTTGGACGTTTAAGCCCGTTTTTATCAGCTTTTATAGAAATTCTGATTTTCAATTTGCTATTGACGATACTGTTGGCAATTGGTCTGCAGGCTTGTGGATTATACGGTATGACATCAATGATGTGCTGGCTATTTGCTATAGAAACAAATTTGCTTGCTTTGGTTTTTGCTGCATTGGCTTTTTTGATGGCACAGATTTTTGATAATTCTCGCGATGCTAGCGCTGCCAGTTTTTTGTTTTTTGGCATTGCTTATCTTGTTCGGATGATTACCGATATTTCCAGCCCAAGGTTGACTTGGTTGAGCCCAATTGGATGGGTTGAACTTGGGAAAATTGGTTACGGCAACGATTTAAAGGTAATCTGGCTAATGTTTTTATCGACACTGATTTTGTTGATTTTGACTATTGGTTTTGCTTTGAAACGAGATATTAATTCGGGATTGCTTCATATTCGAAGTGGCCGTAAAAACGCTAGTCTATTATTACGAGGCCCGATTAGTTTGGGAATTCGTCTCGAACGTAATTTAGGAATTATTTGGATCATTGCAATTGCTTCACTTGGCATAATGTATGCTTCGATTTTTTCGGATATTTCTGATATTTTAAAAAGTAATCCGAGTGTGGCCCAAGTTCTCGGGACTAATCAACTTTCGCGACTCGGCAATAAGATTGTTTTACAGTTTATTTCGATGATTTCTATTTTTATGATTGTTTTATCAACTGTTGCAGGATTACAAATGATTTTTCGTTTGAAAAAAGATATTGACAGCGGTTTGGAGGAAATGATTGCTTCAAAACCGATTTCTCGAGTCAGACTTTTAACAAGTTACTTATTACCGGCGATCATTGTAACTATTTGTGCCTTTGGATCAAGCATTTATTCAATGATGCTGCTGGGAAATTTGGAATTAAAAGTTCCAATTGAATCAATTAAATTTAATACTTTATTTTTTGGAACTTTACCATCAGCGATGCTTTTCCTTTCTTTAGCAGTTTTTCTTATTAGCTGTTTCCCAAAAATTTATTCAATTTTATATGTATACGCAGGTTTATCGTTTTTTGTTCTTTATTTTAAAAATATGTTGAAATTACCTATTTGGGTCACAAAACTAACACCTTTTGGTTGGATTAACGATCTCCCGCTTAAGGATATTAACTGGAAGATCTGGTATTTTGAAGTTCTACTTATTTTGATTTTTACTTTTATTGGTTATTTTGAATTCCAGAGAAGAGATCTTTCTTGAATAAAATAGTTGCTGTTTGATATGAAATATTATAATAAAGAGAAAGCCCGCTGGAAGGGGGATAACTTTTATTATGGTTAATTCAAAAAAAGGTTTCGATCCATTTTCCTTCGTTATAGGAATTTTATTCATCGTTGTTTCTTTTATCGTTTTAAGGAATCCTTTGCCAACTTTTGCGGCCGTTATTACAGTTGCTGGAATTGCCACGATTCTTTTCGGTCTTTATAAACTTTTTATTTATCGAAGACTCTATAAAGTAGCAGGTGTTTCTTCTTTCTTTTTAATCATTAATGGAGTTTTGGATTTTGTTTTCGGAGTTTTAATGTTATTTGATTTCACTTTTGGCAGTCTGTTTTTAACGATTAACTTCGCTTTGTTTTTCATTACGGATTCTCTTTTTGAACTTTGGGAATCGAGATTCATTCATGCCAGTAACAGCAATTATTATTGGCTAATAATTGTTTTTGCTGTTCTTGGTTTACTGATTGGAATTATTTTACTTTTTCGACCAGCTTTTGCGGCAATTTCCTTAGTATGGATGATTGCTGTTTATTTCATGATTTACGGTATTGGATCAATAATACGTTCTTTTTAGGTCTTGACAGCTAGTGTTACGATAAAAAGGATGGGAAAGTGAAGTGATGAGATGTTAGAGAAAACCATTTATCGCCGACTACTTAGTCGAGCATTTGATATTCCAGTTACTGTTACTTACTGGGATGGTAAGACCGAAGCTTATGGAACCGGTAAACCAAAAATTGGGATTGAAATTAAAAAAGAAATTACAATTAAAAATTTAACAAGTCAACCAACTCTAACGCTTGGGGAAGCTTATATGCGAGGAGACATTGAGATTAACGGCAGTATTCAAGAACTTGTTGCTTCTGCTTATCGCAATGCTGGCAGCTTTTTGACTGATAAAAAATTCATCAAATTTTTGCCAAAAATGTCTCATTCCGAAGAAGCTGATAAGAAAGATATTCAAAGCCACTATGATATAGGGAATGATTTTTATCGTCTATGGCTTGATAAAACGATGACTTATTCCTGTGCTTATTTTGAGCATCCTGACGATTCTCTGGAAACTGCACAGATGAATAAAGTTCGTCATATTCTTTATAAATTGCATCCAGCTGTTGGTGGCCGTCTGTTAGATATTGGCAGCGGCTGGGGCACGTTAATTATCACGGCAGCTAAGGAATTTCATTTGAAAACTGTCGGTATCACACTTAGCGAAGAACAATACGAGTATACGAAGAAACGAATTCAAGATAACAATCTTGAAGAACAGGTTGAGGTTCGTTTAACCGATTATCGCGATCTTAAAGACGAACAATTCGATTACATAACTTCAGTTGGCATGTTTGAACATGTCGGCAAAGAAAATCTTGGTCTTTACTTTAAAAAAATTAAGGATTTATTGATACCGAATGGCAGAGCTTTGATTCATGGTATTACTGGACAACATCAAGGGATTGGTGTAGATCCTTTCTTGAATAAATATATTTTTCCGGGTGGATATATTCCGAACATGGCTGAGAATCTTGTTCATATTATGAATGCTGGTTTGCAACTGAATGATTTGGAACCGTTACGACGTCACTATCAAGCCACTTTGGAACACTGGTATCATAATTATCACAAAGTTTTTGATCAAACCGTGAAACGTTACGGAAAAGATTTTGCTCGCATGTGGGATCTTTATTTACAGGGTGCTGCAGCCTCGTTTGAAGCCGGCAATATTGATGTAATGCAGTTTTTAATAACTAATGGACCTAGTGGAATCAAAATGCCCATGACTCGCAATTATATTTATGAGCATGAGTTAAATTAAAATTTTTTAATTACTAAATAAAAAAAGCTTGGAAACAGGCTTTTTTAATTTATGCAAAATAATCAGAAAAATATTTTTTTGGATTTGGAAAACACATTTTCTAAATTTTCTTTTAATTCAATATTTTAAAAATTAGCTTTGATGGATTTTGATGTGTATTTTTTCATATATTCGATAAATTTTTCAAGTGCAGGTTTATGCTGATTCTCTTTTGGACAGACTAATTCCAAATCGCTGAAGACTGGTTTATCCAGAGAACACATAACCAGCTGTTTATTCATAAAAGGCATTGCCGACTTTTTGAATAAAAAAGTTATTTGATCGGAATTTTTAACCATTCCCATAATTGTTTCGATGTGAGTTGTTTTAAAACTTACGTTTAAAGTAATACCTGCATCGTTATATATTTCAACCATCTTTTCATGAACTCCAGAACCGCATTCAAGTGAAATAACTTGATAGTTTGCCAAATCACCAACATTGATTTTTTTTTCGCTATTCAAGGAATTATCGGCAGGCAAAATTACTTTTAGTTCATCGCGATCGAGGGTATAGGAATTAAAATGATTATTATTGATCGTCGTTGTTTGAATATCGCGAATTATTCCGGCATCAATTTCGCCTGCTTTGAGCAACATTAACAGGTCACTGCCTTCGAGTTCGTTTAATTGAATATCAACCTGCGGATAATCCTGTTCGAAAATGTTTATGATTTTTGTCAATCCATATTGCGACATTACTGGAACGCTGCCGATTTGCAGATTTCCTCTTTTTAGTTCGCGATAAGCATCAAGCTCTTGTTCAAGTTCGTCATAACTTGCGACAATACTTTTTGCATAGCGATAAAATATTTTTCCACTTTCAGTTATAAGAATCTGACGTCTATTTTCAGTGCTGATAAGTTCACTGCCAACTTCTTGTTGAATAGCCTGCAAACGTTTTGACAGGGCCGATTGAGTCATTGAGAGTTCGACGGCAGCAGTTGAAAAACTGTGTAACCGACAAACCAGCATGAACGATTTTAAGTCATCAATTGTCATCGTTTATCTCCGGTATTATTCTATCTGATCATAATATTAGTCGAAAGCGGATTTGATCACAACTTCACGATTTTCTATGATTGAAAATGTAAGCGATATCAGGAGGCTTATAATATGACAGAACAGTTATGGGACTTGAGAAGAGTTCTTGATGAAATTAAAGATGATCCGCAACAATACCATGCAACTGATGTTGAAGTTGATCCGGATGCTGAATTGTCCGGTGTTTATCGCTACATCGGTGCTGGCGGTACCGTGGAAAGGCCAACGAAGGAAGGACCGGCAATGGTCTTTAATAACGTTAAAGGTTTTTCTGATGCGCGGGTATTAATCGGCTTAATGGCTAGTCGTAAACGGGTAGGCAAGATGCTTCACCACGATTTTCGAACATTGGGTCAATTTTTAAACGATTCGGTATCTAAGCCGATTGCTCCAGTAGTTGTAAACGAAAATCAGGCTCCAACTCATGAAGTTGTTTATCGTGCAGAAGATCCTGGTTTTGATATTCGAAAATTGGTACCGGCTCCCACTAATACGCCACTCGATGCTGGCCCATATATTTCTTGTGGGGTGGTTTTTGGTTCGAACATGGATAAAACGATGAGCGATGTAACGATTCATCGAATGGTTTTAGAAGATAAAGACAAATTAGGTATTTTCATTCAACCTGGCGGTCGTCATATTGGACATTTTGCTGAAGAGTTCGAAAAAGCCAACAAACCAATGCCAATTACGATTAATATCGGTTTGGATCCGGCTATCACAATCGGAGTAACATTCGAGCCGCCAACAACACCACTCGGATATAACGAATTAGGAGTTGCTGGTGCAATTAGAAAACAAGCTGTACAACTTGTGGACGGTTTGACTGTTGATCAAAAAGCGATTGCCCGTGCCGAATATACATTGGAAGGCTATATTATGCCTAACGAGCGAATTCAGGAAGATATTAATACTCATACCGGTAAGGCAATGCCAGAATTCCCTGGCTACGACGGAGACGCTAATCCAGCGTTACAGGTTATTAAAGTGACTGCTGTTACACACCGTAAAGATCATCCGATCATGCAAAGTGTGATAGGACCAAGCGAGGAACATGTCAGTATGGCTGGAATTACGACCGAAGCAAGTATTTTGCAGTTGGTTAACCGTGCTATTCCGGGGAAAGTTAAAAATGTTTATAACCCGCCAGCAGGTGGTGGAAAACTAATGACAATTATGCAAATTCATAAAGATAACGAAGCTGATGAAGGAATTCAAAGGCAAGCGGCAATTTTGGCTTTTGCAGCCTTTAAAGAATTAAAAACTGTCTTTTTGGTTGACGATGATGTCGATATTTTTGATATGAACGATGTTGTTTGGACGATTAATACCAGGTTCCAAGCTGATGAGGATGTAATGGTACTGTCGGGTATGCGCAATCATCCACTCGATCCGTCGGAGCGCCCGGTATATGATCCGAAGTCAATTCGAATTAGAGGAATGAGTTCCAAACTTGTGATTGACGGTACTGTACCATTTGACATTCGTGATCAGTTTGAACGTGCTCAATTTAAAGAAGTTCCGGATTGGAAGAAATACTTAAAATGAACCGGAGGGAATGTGACCGTGAAGAAAATAATTGTTGGAGTTAGCGGTGCTTCGGGAACGGTTTATGCCGTTGACCTTTTAAAGCGGCTTCATACCATATCGGATGTCGAGGTTCATCTTGTTATGAGCTCTTGGGCTAAAAAAAATCTTTTGCTTGAAAACGATTATTCTATTGATGAAATAAAAGAACTTGCTGATTATACTTACAATATTCGTGATCAGGGAGCAACAATTGCCAGTGGTTCTTTTTTAAACGATGGTATGGTAATTGTTCCAGCCAGTATGAAAACAGTTGCTGGGATTGCCAGCGGCTACGGAGACGATTTAATAGTTCGGGCTGCTGATGTTGCTATTAAAGAACAACGTAAATTAGTAATGGTACCTCGAGAAACACCATTAAGCGTTATCCACTTGGAGAATTTAACCAGGTTGGCGCGTCTTGGTGTGCAAATTATTCCGCCGATTCCAGCTTTTTATAGTCATCCGAAAACCATTCAAGATTTAATTAACCATCAAACGATGAAGATACTTGACGCTTTTTCAATCAGCAACGATTTCGACAAGCGTTGGGAGGGGGATTAGAATGGCCGAAGCAACGGTTAAATTTACCGTGGATGAATCCGGGTACTCGTTGAATATGCTTGTTCGTCAAATAGGCCCAGACCTTTTAATAAGTGTTACCGGTGGAACAAATCCACATATCGGCGTGGTTACTACTCTAGCTCCTGGGGTGGAAACGCGAACGGTTCGTTTTCTTAGCCCACATGAAGGATTCCATAAAGAGAATTTAATCACAGAAAGAATTGCGGCAAAAATTCATCCTGGTCTCACGCGTAATTGTGTAATTACGGCTGGGGTACATGTTAATTACATTACAAAAAAACAGATTGCTGCTGCTGGCCCGATGTCGGACAAATTAGGCGAACAATTGCTGCTTTGGCTCAAGTCGCATCCGGTAAATATTTCCAAACCTATTTATAAACATCCAGAGTAAAGGAAAATAAAAAACGACGACGATTCTGGATTATTTTTGTTTATTGTTTAATTCAACAATTAACAATAAGAAAGTAACCAAAAATCGAAATGTCGAAAGAAAGGAAAAAACTTTGAATTATGACTAAAAAAACAATCGGCTTCCTGAGCGGAGTCGTAGTGTTTGTAATCATTGATTTAATTCCATTTAGCGGTTTGTCTACAACTGGTAGACTTGACTTGGCATTAACTTTGATGACTGTCGTTTGGTGGGCAACACAAATCGCTCAACCAGCTTTTGTTGGTGGAATTTATCTAATGCTCTTGATAATTTTTCAGGTAGCCACTCCTGTTCAAGTATTCTCAGATGCTTGGACAGGATCAATTATGTGGTTGGTTATCGGAGCTTATTTGATTGCGGGAGCTGTAAAAGATTCCGGTTTGGGAGAACGGATTGCTTATGCCTTCATTGTGCGCTTTGTTCGTTCTTGGAATGGAATTATTATTTCAATTTTTGTATTGACATTCATTTTGTCGCTTTTAATTCCACATCCTTGGCCACGTGCATTTTTGATCATGTCTGTTATAGACGTTGTTGCCTCAAGTGCAGATATGGCTAAAGAGGATCGAGCCAAATTAGGATTGACGGTTTTCGCTGCTTCTTGTCCTTTATCAGGAGTGTTTCTAACAGGTGATACGTCATTGAACCCACTGGCGGTGGCGGATTCTGGTGTAAAAGTTAGTTTTATGTCTTACTTCTATTACATGAGTGTTCCAATGATTATAGCGGCTATTATCACTATGCTGTTAATCATGCTTTTGTTCCGTCCAACCAAAAAGGTATCAATTGATGTTAATGCTTTAAAGTTGAAGCAAAAAGAACTTGGTGCTTTTTCCGAGAAAGAAACTCGTACTCTAATTTGGTTAGTAATCGCGATTGCTTTGTGGCTGACTAGTGGAATAACCGGGATTGATGTTGGCTGGTTGACACTGGTTATAGCATTGTTAATGAGCCTTCCATTAGTTGGCGAGGTATTAACGGCCAAATCATGGAGTGGCGTACCCGTTAATGTATTGATATTCTTAACGTCGGCAATTACGATCGGTGTTGTTGGTAAAGTCACTGGAATGAATAGTTGGATTGCTAAGACGATCTTGCCATCTTCATTGCCACAAAATCTTTACCTGTTAGCAATCATAATCACGATTGGCGCAATGGTTATTCATATGTTTATGGGTTCCGTCATTGCAGTTATGGGAGTTACAATTCCAGCCTTCTTGGCAGCTACTTCTCACATGGGTGTTAGCCCGTTGGCGATTTCGCTGTTGGTATTTTCTGTAGTAAATCTTCACTATATTCTGCCGTTTCATAATATGGCAATATTAGTTGGAAGCGATCCGGATACCGGTGGAGGATATAACCAAAAACAGGTTATGCGCTTGGGCATACCATTAACGATTGTGATGTTTATTGTCGCAGTTGTTGAAATTTTTTGGTGGAAATTAATAGGCTTTATATAATTAAAAATTAATATTTATAAAACTGTCTAAGTTAACTTAGACAGTTTTTTATTAGATGATATTTAAATTAGAGAAAGGACGAGAAGGATAAAGTTTTTTTAGTAATTTAATCATCAAAGTTAAATCACGTTTTATAAAAAGTAATTGTAAAATTAGCAATAAAAAAGCCTCAATGATTAATTGAGGTCGTAATTTCTTTATTTAACAACGAGAACATCACAAGCTGAGTTTCTAATTACATAACTAGTATGAGATCCAACGACTAGTTTTTCGACTGTATTTAAACCGGTATTACCAACAACAATTAGGTCAATGCCATGTTCTTTTGGATACTCGTTTGCTAAAACTAATTTAATATTCCCAACTAAGGCTTCACCTGTAACTTTTAAACCAGCTTTTTTTGCATCATCAACATAAGGAACCAACTTATCTTTAATCTGCTGATATTGGTCACGATAGAAATCCTCACTAACGCCAAAAGAAGAATCCATTCCTCTATCTCGATTGACAATCCAAACCAGATAAAGATTGGCTGCAAGTGCATCCGCTAAACTGCAGGCTACTTTAAAGGCATTATTGGCTTGGGAAGAACCATCCAATCCAACCAAAATATTTTTATAAACCATATTATTCAGCTCCTTTATTTTGTGGCTTAAAAGAGTTTAGTTTGGAATGTTTTTTTGCATAGGTAAAATAAAGAACCATGCCAATGGCGAACCATACAACGAACCTAACCCAAGTTTCCCAGTTTAAGCCAGCAACCAAAACCAAACAGAAAATAATTGCGATGATCGGAGTATAAGGAACGCCGGGTGCTCTGAAGCCACGATGAAGTTCAGGGTGCGAATGACGCATCCAAAGAACACCAGCTGAAACTAGGATAAAGGCAGTTAATGTTCCGATATTAACTAGTTCGGCTAGAATATTCAAGTTTATCAGACCACCAGCAATCGCTGTGATGATGCCAAAGAACCAAGTACCCTTAAAAGGAGTTTGGTATTTCGGATTAACATCTCCGAAAAATTTCGGAAACAAACCATCACGCGACATTGAATAACTAATCCGAGATTGTCCGTAAAGTTGAACCAAGATAACAGTTGTCATACCTAAGATAGCGCCAATACTGACGATGATTGATAACCAGGTTTGACCAGTTGAATGAAGAACCGCCAAGACGGGAGCATTCAAATATTTTGCAAAAACAGTAAACTTAACAACGCCAGTCATAATCAAAGTCATGATGATATACAGAACCGTTGAGATAAACAAGGACAACAAGATTCCACGAGGTAGAGTCTTGCTCGGGTTGATTGTTTCTTCGGCGCTGGATGAAACAGAATCAAAACCAATAAATGAGAAAAATACAATCGAAGCTGCGGGAATAATTCCAGCTGCTTCACCATTATGGAAAGAATACAAGCCATAAGGAGAAAAAGGCTGCCAATTATGTGGCTTAATGAACCAAATTGTGCAGACGATAAAGAGCAAAATGATAGCTAACTTGACAATAACCATTGTGTCGTTTACTCTTTTTGTTTGCGTAATACCAATTGAAATAATCCAAGTAATCAATAAAACAATTAAAAATGCTGGTAAATTAAAGTAGCTTGTGACGCCGGCCGTAGTTCCGGCCGCAGCCGTCAGAACGGTCGGAAGATGAATTCCTAAATTACCAAGCAAATTAGCAAAATATCCCGACCAGCCAACTGAGACAGTTGCGGCACCTAACGCATATTCCAAAATTAAATCCCAACCGATAATAAAAGCAATAATCTCACCAAAAGCAATGTAAGAGTATGTATAAGCTGAGCCGGCCACTGGCGCCATTGAAGCAAATTCAGCGTAACAAAGACCGGCAAAACCACAGCAGATGGCTGCAACCAGAAACGATACCGATATCGCCGGTCCGGCAGTTAGAGCTCCTTTTCCGGTTAAAACAAAGATTCCGGTACCAATAATTGCTCCGATACCAAGGAAAGTTAAATCCCACGTTCGCAAAGTCCTTTTTAGAGGCGTCGAGTGTTTGAGAATCTCACTGACGTCTTTTTTTCTAAAGACATCCATTCAAATTACCTTCTTTCATAAAATTTAATGAACATTCTATTACTAAATGTCGCGTATAGCTAGAACAAAATTGAAAAAAATTTATAAAATTGTCCTAATTAGGGTTAAATCACGAACATTAATCAATAAAAATACGTTTTTATCGCTTTTTTTTAAATAAAAACATCAATAAAAAATGTTGAAATTTTTTTGATCATTTTTTTGTTTTTGAAAAATCGTTAACTTAAAAAAGAAATCACCGTGATATACACCGTGGTATAGTTGAATAGAAAACGGATATGTTTTGAGAATGTTTTTCAGAGAGGGGCCGGTTGATGCGAGGACCTAATTCTTAATCGAAATGCTCCCGTTTATTAATTAATTTAAAAAAAGAGACACAAACATTGTGTGAAGCTCGGTGGTACCGCGATTTTTCGCCCGGGCATTAAACATGATGTTTTTTATTATTTGAGGTAAAATGAAAAAACTTAATTCAACACAAATTCGTCAGATGTTTCTTGATTTTTTTCAATCCAAAGGGCATAAAATCGAACCAAGCCAATCGCTAATCCCTCAGGACGATCCAAGTCTTTTGTGGATTAATTCTGGTGTTGCCACTTTAAAAAAATACTTTGACGGCTCAGTAATACCGGAAAATCCTCGGATTACTAATGCACAAAAATCAATTCGTACAAATGATATTGAAAATGTTGGCCACACAGCTC of the Oenococcus sp. UCMA 16435 genome contains:
- a CDS encoding ABC transporter ATP-binding protein, whose product is MMTKILHIEHLQKKFGNFEALKDISFDVNSGEVFGFIGPNGAGKSTTIRIILGLLRKTSGSVEVFGEDAFKRPVEIHRKLVYVPGDIYLWPNLTGGETIDLLLKMGGHQHNKKTDLLIERFELDISKKNRSYSKGNRQKVALIAALSADANLYIFDEPTSGLDPLQELNFQKSVLELKEDHKAVLLSSHILSEVEKMVDRLAIIRKGEIIETGYLNDLQHLSALNIRAEVKSQIGDFSKIKGVGNFRQNQKKIAFSANRQDLPSIMARLSALSPSDLQVTQPTLEELFMHFYDSAGKENENAK
- a CDS encoding SLC13 family permease is translated as MTKKTIGFLSGVVVFVIIDLIPFSGLSTTGRLDLALTLMTVVWWATQIAQPAFVGGIYLMLLIIFQVATPVQVFSDAWTGSIMWLVIGAYLIAGAVKDSGLGERIAYAFIVRFVRSWNGIIISIFVLTFILSLLIPHPWPRAFLIMSVIDVVASSADMAKEDRAKLGLTVFAASCPLSGVFLTGDTSLNPLAVADSGVKVSFMSYFYYMSVPMIIAAIITMLLIMLLFRPTKKVSIDVNALKLKQKELGAFSEKETRTLIWLVIAIALWLTSGITGIDVGWLTLVIALLMSLPLVGEVLTAKSWSGVPVNVLIFLTSAITIGVVGKVTGMNSWIAKTILPSSLPQNLYLLAIIITIGAMVIHMFMGSVIAVMGVTIPAFLAATSHMGVSPLAISLLVFSVVNLHYILPFHNMAILVGSDPDTGGGYNQKQVMRLGIPLTIVMFIVAVVEIFWWKLIGFI
- a CDS encoding UbiD family decarboxylase, translated to MTEQLWDLRRVLDEIKDDPQQYHATDVEVDPDAELSGVYRYIGAGGTVERPTKEGPAMVFNNVKGFSDARVLIGLMASRKRVGKMLHHDFRTLGQFLNDSVSKPIAPVVVNENQAPTHEVVYRAEDPGFDIRKLVPAPTNTPLDAGPYISCGVVFGSNMDKTMSDVTIHRMVLEDKDKLGIFIQPGGRHIGHFAEEFEKANKPMPITINIGLDPAITIGVTFEPPTTPLGYNELGVAGAIRKQAVQLVDGLTVDQKAIARAEYTLEGYIMPNERIQEDINTHTGKAMPEFPGYDGDANPALQVIKVTAVTHRKDHPIMQSVIGPSEEHVSMAGITTEASILQLVNRAIPGKVKNVYNPPAGGGKLMTIMQIHKDNEADEGIQRQAAILAFAAFKELKTVFLVDDDVDIFDMNDVVWTINTRFQADEDVMVLSGMRNHPLDPSERPVYDPKSIRIRGMSSKLVIDGTVPFDIRDQFERAQFKEVPDWKKYLK
- a CDS encoding LysR family transcriptional regulator, with product MTIDDLKSFMLVCRLHSFSTAAVELSMTQSALSKRLQAIQQEVGSELISTENRRQILITESGKIFYRYAKSIVASYDELEQELDAYRELKRGNLQIGSVPVMSQYGLTKIINIFEQDYPQVDIQLNELEGSDLLMLLKAGEIDAGIIRDIQTTTINNNHFNSYTLDRDELKVILPADNSLNSEKKINVGDLANYQVISLECGSGVHEKMVEIYNDAGITLNVSFKTTHIETIMGMVKNSDQITFLFKKSAMPFMNKQLVMCSLDKPVFSDLELVCPKENQHKPALEKFIEYMKKYTSKSIKANF
- a CDS encoding polyketide antibiotic transporter, which codes for MRNNFAQTGRLVTVSLRRDWLILLIWMASILGISLVAAFKFDDLYGSNASIKTILKTLKQPAMISLFGKTPNLASFQTGDLFISEMLVFTGIFISIADIMLAVRTTRTQEDKGVIEIIRGTAVGRLSPFLSAFIEILIFNLLLTILLAIGLQACGLYGMTSMMCWLFAIETNLLALVFAALAFLMAQIFDNSRDASAASFLFFGIAYLVRMITDISSPRLTWLSPIGWVELGKIGYGNDLKVIWLMFLSTLILLILTIGFALKRDINSGLLHIRSGRKNASLLLRGPISLGIRLERNLGIIWIIAIASLGIMYASIFSDISDILKSNPSVAQVLGTNQLSRLGNKIVLQFISMISIFMIVLSTVAGLQMIFRLKKDIDSGLEEMIASKPISRVRLLTSYLLPAIIVTICAFGSSIYSMMLLGNLELKVPIESIKFNTLFFGTLPSAMLFLSLAVFLISCFPKIYSILYVYAGLSFFVLYFKNMLKLPIWVTKLTPFGWINDLPLKDINWKIWYFEVLLILIFTFIGYFEFQRRDLS
- a CDS encoding UbiX family flavin prenyltransferase, with product MTVKKIIVGVSGASGTVYAVDLLKRLHTISDVEVHLVMSSWAKKNLLLENDYSIDEIKELADYTYNIRDQGATIASGSFLNDGMVIVPASMKTVAGIASGYGDDLIVRAADVAIKEQRKLVMVPRETPLSVIHLENLTRLARLGVQIIPPIPAFYSHPKTIQDLINHQTMKILDAFSISNDFDKRWEGD
- a CDS encoding amino acid decarboxylase, which gives rise to MAEATVKFTVDESGYSLNMLVRQIGPDLLISVTGGTNPHIGVVTTLAPGVETRTVRFLSPHEGFHKENLITERIAAKIHPGLTRNCVITAGVHVNYITKKQIAAAGPMSDKLGEQLLLWLKSHPVNISKPIYKHPE
- a CDS encoding DUF308 domain-containing protein, with translation MVNSKKGFDPFSFVIGILFIVVSFIVLRNPLPTFAAVITVAGIATILFGLYKLFIYRRLYKVAGVSSFFLIINGVLDFVFGVLMLFDFTFGSLFLTINFALFFITDSLFELWESRFIHASNSNYYWLIIVFAVLGLLIGIILLFRPAFAAISLVWMIAVYFMIYGIGSIIRSF
- a CDS encoding class I SAM-dependent methyltransferase; its protein translation is MLEKTIYRRLLSRAFDIPVTVTYWDGKTEAYGTGKPKIGIEIKKEITIKNLTSQPTLTLGEAYMRGDIEINGSIQELVASAYRNAGSFLTDKKFIKFLPKMSHSEEADKKDIQSHYDIGNDFYRLWLDKTMTYSCAYFEHPDDSLETAQMNKVRHILYKLHPAVGGRLLDIGSGWGTLIITAAKEFHLKTVGITLSEEQYEYTKKRIQDNNLEEQVEVRLTDYRDLKDEQFDYITSVGMFEHVGKENLGLYFKKIKDLLIPNGRALIHGITGQHQGIGVDPFLNKYIFPGGYIPNMAENLVHIMNAGLQLNDLEPLRRHYQATLEHWYHNYHKVFDQTVKRYGKDFARMWDLYLQGAAASFEAGNIDVMQFLITNGPSGIKMPMTRNYIYEHELN